One Candidatus Niyogibacteria bacterium CG10_big_fil_rev_8_21_14_0_10_46_36 DNA window includes the following coding sequences:
- a CDS encoding NAD(P)-dependent oxidoreductase yields the protein MIIIDEQLNILEKKHAPIRVGLVGAGFAARGFALQLARGVAGMRLAVIANRTLTHAREAYTEAGYTKNIAEVTTPEELQTAVRGEQAVITSNPDLLCSSPDIDVVVEATGEVEFGARVITKAIENKKHVVLINAELDATIGPLLKKKADGAGVVYTQMDGDQPAVLMNLYRRVAFLGCKPVLAGNIKSLLDHYRTPETQKEFAEKSFQRPKMITSFADGTKIAMEMATVANATGFRVGRRGMYGPTAKHPNDAIDLFSHDEMLNGGLVDYILGAEPSFGVFVIGYNDNPLFQRYMKVYKMGDGPFYVFYTPFHLSPLETPATVARAVLFKDAALAPKGGPVADVIAVAKRDIKTGEILDGIGGFTCYGLIDNYKTAREKRFLPMGLTDGCKAKRDIKKDEPISFNDVEMPEDSIACALWQEQEKIFT from the coding sequence ATGATCATTATTGATGAACAATTAAATATTCTTGAAAAGAAACATGCGCCGATACGCGTGGGGCTTGTTGGCGCGGGATTTGCGGCACGCGGATTTGCGCTGCAATTAGCGCGGGGCGTGGCCGGCATGCGACTTGCGGTAATCGCGAACCGGACGCTTACGCATGCTCGTGAAGCATATACGGAAGCCGGATACACAAAAAACATTGCCGAAGTAACGACACCGGAAGAATTACAGACTGCAGTGCGTGGGGAGCAGGCGGTAATTACATCCAATCCGGATTTGCTTTGTTCGTCTCCCGATATTGATGTGGTAGTTGAGGCGACCGGAGAGGTGGAATTTGGCGCGCGCGTTATAACTAAAGCGATCGAAAACAAAAAACATGTTGTGCTGATAAATGCCGAACTTGATGCGACCATCGGGCCGTTATTGAAGAAAAAGGCAGATGGAGCAGGCGTGGTCTATACACAAATGGATGGCGACCAGCCCGCGGTCCTTATGAATCTTTATCGGCGTGTCGCGTTCCTCGGATGCAAGCCGGTACTTGCGGGTAATATAAAAAGCTTGCTTGACCATTATCGTACGCCCGAAACACAAAAAGAGTTTGCGGAAAAGAGTTTTCAGCGCCCGAAGATGATAACCTCGTTCGCTGACGGCACAAAGATTGCAATGGAGATGGCAACGGTTGCTAATGCCACTGGTTTTCGTGTAGGAAGGCGCGGCATGTATGGGCCCACAGCAAAGCATCCGAATGACGCAATTGATTTGTTCTCACATGACGAAATGCTGAATGGTGGGCTTGTGGATTATATTCTGGGAGCTGAACCAAGCTTTGGCGTATTTGTGATCGGCTACAACGACAATCCGTTATTTCAGCGCTATATGAAAGTATACAAAATGGGCGACGGGCCGTTTTATGTATTTTACACGCCGTTCCATTTAAGTCCGTTAGAAACGCCGGCGACGGTAGCGCGCGCAGTGCTCTTTAAAGATGCCGCGCTTGCTCCGAAAGGTGGACCGGTTGCGGATGTTATTGCTGTTGCAAAACGAGACATAAAAACAGGCGAGATACTGGACGGTATCGGCGGATTTACCTGCTACGGACTCATAGATAATTATAAAACGGCGCGCGAAAAGCGTTTCCTGCCGATGGGTCTTACAGACGGATGTAAAGCAAAACGCGACATAAAAAAGGACGAGCCGATATCATTCAATGATGTAGAAATGCCGGAGGATAGCATCGCATGCGCGTTATGGCAGGAACAAGAAAAAATATTTACATAA
- a CDS encoding dTDP-4-dehydrorhamnose 3,5-epimerase, with the protein MKFIPTTIDGVYIIELEKREDDRGFLARTWCEKEFRDNGIDVTLAQGYVSGTKCKGTIRGIHWQTHPRAETKLTRCNKGALFEVVTDVRPDSPTYKKWEGFTFRADDYRMLFMPKGVGHAILTLEDDTEFTNFSDTAYSPEHERGMRYDDGSFSVRWPISVEHVSEKDKAWGPFMWA; encoded by the coding sequence ATGAAATTTATTCCGACAACAATAGATGGGGTGTATATTATAGAACTTGAAAAGCGGGAAGATGACCGCGGCTTTTTGGCGCGTACCTGGTGCGAAAAAGAATTCCGCGACAACGGCATTGATGTAACGTTGGCGCAGGGGTATGTGTCCGGCACGAAATGCAAAGGAACGATTCGCGGTATTCATTGGCAGACACATCCGCGGGCAGAAACAAAACTTACCCGTTGCAATAAAGGGGCGCTATTTGAAGTAGTCACCGATGTGCGTCCTGATTCTCCGACATATAAAAAATGGGAAGGGTTCACATTCCGCGCGGATGATTACCGTATGCTTTTTATGCCGAAAGGCGTGGGACACGCGATCTTGACGCTTGAGGACGATACGGAGTTTACTAACTTTTCGGACACGGCATATTCTCCGGAGCACGAACGGGGTATGCGATACGATGACGGCTCGTTTTCTGTACGGTGGCCGATTTCGGTAGAACATGTTTCTGAAAAAGATAAGGCATGGGGGCCGTTTATGTGGGCATAA
- a CDS encoding NAD-dependent dehydratase has translation MSINKKQRKIFISGIQGYIGTVLAQTLRESGFLVVGLDAGFYKDALLYKDESIDGLGIVVRDIRMVTKDDLVGADAVIHLAEFSNDPLAELNPRGVTDVSREGTKHLAEAARAAGVSRFIYFSSCSVYGLVSKMVDETVSPNPLTTYARMKAENERMLLGMASDDFSPIIFRNATVYGASPRMRFDLAVNSLAGYAWVDREITMESNGEAWRPFVHIRDVCDAAVSALHAPEASLRGQIINIGSSASNYQIKNIAAIIQEVMPEAEITFNKENNDMRSYRVDFSKAERVLPGFRCVRDVRFGIQELFRLFEDIGLDKKTFRSRMFSRLKQMNYLKDTGQIDDMYYWVKESIRA, from the coding sequence ATGAGCATAAATAAAAAACAAAGAAAAATTTTCATTTCGGGCATACAGGGATATATTGGGACGGTGCTTGCCCAGACGCTTCGGGAGAGTGGATTTTTAGTGGTGGGGCTTGACGCGGGATTTTATAAAGATGCGTTACTCTACAAAGATGAGTCTATAGATGGATTGGGCATCGTCGTGCGCGATATCCGCATGGTTACAAAAGATGACCTTGTCGGCGCGGACGCAGTAATACACCTTGCGGAATTTTCAAACGATCCATTAGCCGAATTGAATCCACGCGGAGTAACGGATGTGAGCCGTGAAGGAACAAAGCATTTAGCGGAAGCCGCGCGCGCGGCAGGCGTTAGTCGTTTTATTTATTTTTCTTCATGCAGTGTCTACGGGCTTGTAAGCAAGATGGTAGACGAAACGGTATCTCCCAACCCCCTAACGACATACGCGCGCATGAAGGCAGAAAACGAGCGGATGCTTCTTGGTATGGCGTCCGATGATTTTTCCCCTATTATCTTCAGAAACGCGACCGTGTACGGAGCATCACCTCGCATGCGGTTTGATCTCGCGGTGAATAGTTTAGCGGGATATGCCTGGGTTGATCGCGAAATAACCATGGAAAGCAATGGAGAAGCATGGCGGCCTTTTGTGCACATCCGCGATGTGTGCGATGCGGCGGTTTCCGCTCTGCACGCCCCCGAAGCATCTCTGCGCGGCCAGATAATAAACATAGGCTCAAGCGCGTCAAACTATCAGATAAAAAACATTGCCGCGATTATACAGGAAGTAATGCCCGAGGCGGAGATAACATTTAATAAAGAAAACAACGACATGCGGAGTTATCGTGTTGATTTTTCAAAAGCCGAACGCGTATTGCCCGGATTTCGGTGCGTAAGAGATGTTCGCTTCGGCATACAAGAGCTGTTCCGGTTGTTTGAAGACATAGGGCTTGATAAAAAAACATTCCGGTCGCGGATGTTTTCCCGACTGAAGCAGATGAATTATCTGAAAGACACCGGTCAGATTGATGACATGTATTACTGGGTAAAAGAATCAATTCGCGCATGA